One window of Thermocoleostomius sinensis A174 genomic DNA carries:
- a CDS encoding tetratricopeptide repeat protein: MTESVEVLFDQGIERYNAGESAATLLPTFKEICDRAPKNSSAWTCLAWLYLLDNKPSQAYKAAQRAVKLNPQDPQARVNLAMAMLETAQTGVRQHVEIAGQMMAVPELKEEIERNFKEGLTRKPDWKSLMRVRSWLFEN, encoded by the coding sequence ATGACCGAATCGGTTGAAGTTTTATTTGATCAAGGCATTGAACGCTACAATGCTGGCGAATCGGCTGCAACCTTGTTGCCGACATTTAAAGAAATTTGCGATCGCGCTCCCAAAAATAGCTCAGCATGGACGTGCTTAGCGTGGCTTTACTTATTGGACAATAAGCCCTCGCAAGCTTATAAAGCGGCTCAACGGGCTGTCAAACTCAATCCTCAAGATCCGCAAGCCCGGGTGAACTTAGCGATGGCCATGCTCGAAACTGCTCAAACTGGAGTACGCCAACATGTTGAAATAGCAGGGCAGATGATGGCAGTTCCAGAATTAAAAGAAGAAATCGAGCGGAATTTTAAAGAAGGTTTAACGCGCAAACCAGATTGGAAGAGTTTAATGCGGGTTAGAAGCTGGTTATTTGAGAATTAA
- a CDS encoding caspase family protein codes for MANYWAITIGIDRYQHLQPLMYAQRDAQAFRTFLIQEAKIPAKHCFLLTDSASRRHRTEIYPTRDGIQACIARMCQQRLQPGDFLWCFFSGYGVRFDGKDYLLPIDCRLEDVTTTGIPIERLFSTFETAPTDNILLVLDVNRNQGQLPAEGVGDQVALLAREHGVPTIVSCLPDQVSHETLALRQGLFTTALLEGLRSSAGATLEQLVQYLSYRLPELSHHHWRPRQDPFAIIPSEKRFQFVLPDAKHLSVNGTIAPFPDLPIVEERLLTSPDFVFFDSGVDVPVGRVGRGASEVGRRYPTVQLNPAWHFSTGSEMEAVVGRQSETRMLNAAIADRLVEEDLADSVFWRRMLAWSGLVAAVLLIGVVVRNTGTESPPSSALDAEPIVESETSSPVQGIAPSVIEAEPGSPLESAYLEARARNFLDAKQFLNAVPAEERNADFDRLLDQINKGLLSDAKIQLARTRELTSENQAADFVEAMKIARLIQPNEPQYQEAQQYITRWSHVILDMAQGRADRRNDSSTSIAADNFGAAITTARMVPPDNAEVYQKAQKAINQWSQQIFDLAQDRADEAKYEVAVQTAEIIPPDVAIYPEVQAAIAVWQDKPSLLILPTP; via the coding sequence ATGGCGAACTATTGGGCAATCACGATCGGCATCGATCGCTATCAACACTTACAACCCCTCATGTATGCCCAACGGGATGCTCAAGCATTCCGCACGTTTTTGATCCAAGAGGCAAAGATTCCAGCAAAGCACTGTTTTTTGCTCACCGATTCTGCCTCTCGCCGGCATCGGACAGAAATTTATCCCACTCGCGATGGCATTCAAGCGTGTATTGCCCGCATGTGCCAGCAACGCTTACAACCCGGAGATTTTCTTTGGTGTTTTTTCAGTGGCTATGGTGTGCGGTTTGATGGTAAGGATTATCTGCTGCCGATCGATTGTAGGCTTGAGGATGTTACTACGACCGGGATACCAATCGAACGGTTGTTTAGCACGTTTGAAACGGCTCCGACTGATAACATTCTGTTGGTGTTGGATGTTAACCGTAATCAGGGTCAGTTGCCAGCGGAAGGGGTCGGCGATCAAGTCGCCCTGTTAGCCCGTGAGCACGGTGTTCCAACGATCGTGTCTTGCTTACCAGATCAGGTGTCGCACGAAACCTTGGCGCTACGGCAAGGGCTATTTACCACCGCATTATTGGAAGGGCTGCGATCGTCCGCTGGAGCAACGCTGGAGCAACTGGTTCAATATCTCAGTTATCGCCTGCCCGAACTCAGCCATCACCATTGGCGTCCTCGTCAAGATCCATTCGCAATTATTCCTTCTGAAAAGCGGTTTCAGTTTGTGTTACCAGACGCGAAACACCTCTCTGTTAATGGAACAATCGCACCGTTCCCAGATCTACCTATCGTAGAGGAGCGGTTGCTGACGTCTCCAGACTTTGTGTTTTTTGACAGCGGAGTGGATGTCCCTGTCGGGCGGGTAGGAAGAGGTGCATCCGAGGTGGGACGCCGGTATCCTACGGTGCAACTGAATCCGGCTTGGCACTTTTCAACTGGATCGGAGATGGAAGCGGTTGTGGGTAGGCAGTCCGAGACACGGATGCTGAACGCAGCGATCGCCGATCGATTGGTTGAAGAGGACTTAGCAGATTCTGTGTTTTGGCGGCGAATGCTGGCTTGGAGCGGCCTTGTAGCAGCCGTGTTGTTGATTGGCGTCGTCGTTCGCAATACTGGAACCGAGTCGCCCCCCTCTTCTGCACTTGATGCTGAGCCAATTGTTGAATCGGAGACCTCAAGCCCGGTACAAGGCATTGCACCATCGGTGATTGAAGCGGAGCCAGGTTCGCCCTTAGAGTCTGCTTACTTGGAAGCACGCGCCCGCAATTTCTTGGATGCCAAGCAATTTTTGAATGCGGTACCAGCGGAGGAACGCAATGCTGATTTTGACCGTTTGCTGGATCAAATCAATAAAGGACTATTGAGTGATGCCAAGATTCAATTGGCCCGAACTCGTGAGTTGACGAGCGAAAATCAGGCGGCAGATTTTGTGGAGGCGATGAAAATTGCGCGATTGATTCAACCCAATGAGCCGCAATATCAGGAAGCGCAACAGTACATCACTCGCTGGAGCCATGTGATTTTGGATATGGCGCAGGGGCGAGCCGATCGCCGCAACGATTCTTCTACATCGATTGCTGCTGACAACTTTGGAGCCGCAATCACGACGGCTCGGATGGTTCCTCCAGATAACGCCGAAGTTTACCAAAAGGCCCAAAAAGCGATCAATCAATGGAGCCAACAGATTTTTGATTTGGCCCAAGATCGAGCCGATGAAGCCAAGTATGAAGTCGCTGTGCAGACGGCTGAAATTATTCCCCCCGATGTAGCAATCTATCCAGAAGTGCAAGCGGCGATCGCTGTTTGGCAAGACAAGCCCTCATTGTTGATCTTGCCCACTCCCTAG
- the pta gene encoding phosphate acetyltransferase, translated as MTNNLYIAAIEPGSGKSLVLLGMIELLSKRVEKLGFFRPVIHNHPEQDNDMVLVRSRYQIELPYESQYALTAAEARQLIANGQTDELLKRVITAYKALERQCQFVVCEGCDSTDIDPAFIDNFNSLIASHLAIPILLVANGHEKQPEEVISTVKTARDVFVEAGCSIVATFVNRVFSPQQDEVVSQLQKVWSYAEPVFVLPEDDTLAKPTMAEIAKALNGQLIYGEPEHLNREISGFKAAAMQVPNFLSHVEDGSLVITPGDRADILLACLATSFSDHYPPIAGVVLTGGLSLPPTIRSLIDGFSRWTMPIVQVASDTYETATQVNAVRAELTPDNERKIALALGIFESYVDTSKIEERISISRSDRITPIMFEYELIERAKSAKQHIVLPEGKDERILRASEILLRRGVVDITLLGNESEIREQIAVLGLDLDGVAIIDPLHSDLHDDYAATYFELRKHKGITQDFARDMMHDVSYFGTMMVYKDAANGMVSGALHTTAHTIRPALEFIRTQPGCSIVSSVFLMCLDDRVLVYGDCAVNPNPNPQQLADIAISSAETATLFGINPLVAMLSYSTGESGKGADVDKVKEATQLVRQRSNLKIEGPIQYDAAIDERVAQTKLPGSQVAGHATVFVFPDLNTGNNTYKAVQRSANAVAIGPILQGLRKPVNDLSRGCTVTDIVNTVAITAIQAQAMTANSSPTR; from the coding sequence ATGACAAACAATTTATATATTGCAGCGATCGAACCTGGCAGTGGTAAGTCATTAGTACTGCTTGGCATGATAGAGCTACTATCAAAGCGAGTCGAGAAACTGGGGTTTTTTCGCCCAGTGATTCATAACCATCCAGAGCAGGATAACGATATGGTGCTGGTTCGCAGTCGCTATCAAATAGAGCTGCCTTACGAGTCGCAATATGCACTGACAGCGGCTGAAGCACGGCAGTTGATTGCCAACGGTCAAACCGATGAATTACTCAAGCGAGTCATTACTGCTTACAAAGCCTTAGAACGACAGTGTCAGTTTGTGGTGTGTGAAGGTTGCGATTCCACTGACATTGATCCGGCTTTTATCGATAATTTCAATAGTTTAATTGCGAGTCATTTAGCCATTCCCATTTTATTAGTTGCAAACGGTCATGAAAAACAACCAGAAGAAGTGATTAGTACGGTTAAAACGGCGCGAGATGTGTTTGTAGAAGCGGGTTGTTCGATCGTCGCTACGTTTGTTAATCGAGTATTTTCACCACAACAAGACGAAGTTGTGTCTCAACTTCAAAAAGTGTGGAGCTACGCAGAACCCGTGTTCGTCTTACCTGAAGATGACACGTTGGCAAAACCGACGATGGCTGAAATTGCGAAAGCATTGAATGGGCAGTTAATTTATGGAGAACCTGAACACCTCAACCGTGAAATTTCTGGATTCAAGGCCGCCGCAATGCAAGTACCAAATTTTCTCAGCCATGTTGAAGACGGTAGTTTAGTAATTACACCCGGCGATCGGGCTGACATTCTGTTGGCCTGCTTGGCCACCAGCTTTTCTGATCATTACCCCCCGATCGCGGGGGTTGTGCTGACCGGAGGCTTGTCATTGCCACCCACGATACGATCGTTGATTGATGGCTTTTCACGCTGGACGATGCCAATTGTTCAAGTTGCTAGTGATACCTATGAAACCGCCACTCAGGTGAACGCAGTTCGCGCCGAACTTACACCCGATAATGAACGCAAAATTGCCTTGGCATTAGGAATTTTTGAATCCTATGTTGATACCTCAAAGATTGAGGAGCGAATCTCGATTTCCCGTTCCGATCGGATCACGCCGATTATGTTTGAGTATGAATTAATCGAACGAGCAAAATCAGCGAAACAACACATTGTCTTACCAGAAGGCAAAGACGAACGAATTTTACGCGCGAGTGAAATTTTATTGCGACGTGGTGTGGTTGATATTACGCTACTAGGTAATGAATCAGAAATTCGTGAACAAATTGCAGTATTAGGATTGGATCTGGATGGAGTTGCGATTATTGATCCTCTGCACTCAGACCTTCATGATGATTATGCTGCCACCTATTTTGAACTGAGAAAGCATAAAGGAATTACTCAAGACTTTGCGCGAGACATGATGCACGATGTCAGCTACTTTGGTACGATGATGGTGTACAAGGATGCGGCTAACGGCATGGTATCTGGCGCATTGCATACCACCGCCCATACCATTCGTCCTGCTTTAGAATTCATTCGTACCCAGCCCGGTTGCTCAATTGTCTCCAGTGTGTTTCTCATGTGTCTAGACGATCGTGTGCTGGTCTATGGAGACTGCGCTGTCAACCCCAATCCCAATCCGCAACAGCTAGCCGATATTGCCATTAGCTCTGCTGAAACCGCCACCCTGTTCGGCATTAATCCATTAGTTGCCATGCTTTCTTATTCCACTGGAGAATCGGGCAAAGGAGCCGATGTAGACAAAGTAAAGGAAGCAACCCAATTGGTCAGGCAGCGATCGAACTTAAAGATTGAAGGTCCAATTCAGTACGATGCTGCCATCGACGAGAGGGTCGCCCAAACAAAACTGCCTGGTAGCCAAGTCGCTGGACACGCCACTGTATTTGTCTTCCCTGATTTGAACACTGGTAACAACACCTACAAAGCCGTACAGCGATCGGCCAATGCCGTGGCCATCGGGCCAATTTTGCAAGGACTGCGGAAGCCAGTGAATGACCTCAGCCGTGGTTGCACCGTGACAGATATTGTTAACACTGTCGCCATCACCGCAATTCAGGCTCAAGCGATGACGGCAAATTCCTCACCAACTCGCTAG
- the gyrA gene encoding DNA gyrase subunit A, giving the protein MTTPQERIVPTDLRNEMSRSYLEYAMSVIVGRALPDARDGLKPVHRRILYAMHELGLTHDRPFRKCARVVGEVLGKYHPHGDTAVYDALVRMAQDFSMRSPLIDGHGNFGSIDNDPPAAMRYTECRLQALTTNALLQDIESDTVDFTPNFDGSQQEPLVLPARVPQLLLNGSSGIAVGMATNIPPHNLGELLDGLVALIRNPAMTDLELMQYIPGPDFPTGGQILGTSGIREAYTTGRGSITMRGVATIETIEHRGRPDRDAIIITELPYQTNKAALIERIAEMVNERRLEGIADIRDESDRDGMRIVIELRRDAYPRVVLNNLYKQTPLQANFGVNMLALVDGEPQLLGLKQSLQVFLDFRIETITRRTRYELRKAEERDHVLQGLLVALANLDAIIHLIRHAADTTTARQELIASYELSEVQADAILQMQLRRLTALEAEKIQQEHNELQLRIADLRDILERRERILQMIEAEVADLKSAYANPRRTLIERADGELVDTDLIANEQAIILLTEQGYIKRMPVSTFEAQSRATRGKAAARMKEDDGVEHFLTCCDHDSVLFFSDRGISYCLKAYQIPTGSRTSRGTPIVQMLPISHEERITSIVPVAEFTSDEYLVMLTQKGYIKKTELAAFSNIRANGLIAISLEEGDQLRWVRRARADDSIIIGSRQGMSIHFRADHEQLRPLGRPTRGVRAMALRPGDELISMDILPSQVVDSIAESEDADVDCETEELDADLRNQGPWALIITMGGLGKRVPVSQFRLQKRAGMGLRAIKFRKTDDRLAALQIVNENDEIIMVTSRGIIIRQVVNAISCQSRAATGVRVQRLDGDDAIVAVALVPPANMDEPDGVE; this is encoded by the coding sequence ATGACTACTCCACAGGAACGGATTGTTCCCACCGATCTGCGCAATGAAATGTCTCGATCGTACTTAGAGTACGCCATGAGTGTGATCGTGGGCCGGGCATTACCAGACGCTAGGGACGGTTTGAAGCCTGTACATCGGCGGATACTGTACGCCATGCACGAGTTGGGCTTAACGCACGATCGCCCGTTTCGTAAATGCGCCCGTGTGGTGGGAGAAGTATTGGGTAAGTATCACCCCCACGGCGATACAGCGGTTTACGATGCCTTGGTGCGGATGGCTCAAGATTTCTCGATGCGATCGCCGCTGATTGACGGTCACGGCAACTTTGGTTCAATTGATAACGATCCACCTGCTGCCATGCGCTATACCGAGTGTCGATTACAGGCACTCACCACCAACGCGCTGCTGCAAGATATTGAATCAGATACGGTAGACTTCACACCAAACTTTGATGGCTCGCAGCAAGAGCCGCTGGTGCTACCGGCCCGCGTTCCGCAACTGCTGCTCAATGGCTCATCGGGAATTGCCGTAGGCATGGCCACCAACATTCCACCGCACAACTTGGGGGAACTGTTAGATGGCTTAGTAGCGCTAATTCGTAATCCAGCAATGACCGATCTGGAATTGATGCAATATATTCCGGGTCCTGACTTCCCCACGGGTGGACAAATTTTAGGAACCAGCGGTATTCGAGAAGCCTATACCACGGGGCGCGGTTCAATTACCATGCGAGGAGTGGCGACGATCGAAACGATTGAGCACCGAGGTCGCCCCGATCGCGATGCCATCATCATCACAGAATTGCCTTACCAGACGAACAAAGCAGCTTTGATTGAACGCATTGCTGAAATGGTGAACGAACGTCGCCTGGAAGGGATTGCTGATATTCGCGACGAAAGCGATCGAGACGGAATGCGGATTGTGATTGAGCTACGCCGGGATGCCTATCCACGAGTGGTTCTCAATAATCTCTATAAGCAAACGCCGCTTCAAGCCAATTTTGGTGTAAACATGCTGGCGCTGGTTGATGGGGAACCCCAATTACTGGGGCTGAAACAGTCGCTTCAGGTCTTCCTTGATTTCCGGATCGAAACCATCACACGCCGCACTCGCTATGAGTTGCGTAAAGCAGAGGAACGCGATCATGTACTGCAAGGACTACTGGTGGCGCTGGCTAACTTGGATGCCATTATCCATCTGATTCGCCATGCAGCCGATACCACAACGGCGCGGCAAGAATTGATTGCTTCTTACGAACTATCGGAGGTACAAGCAGACGCTATTTTGCAAATGCAACTGCGACGGCTAACCGCCTTAGAGGCGGAAAAGATTCAGCAGGAACATAATGAGTTGCAGCTTCGCATTGCCGATTTGCGAGATATCTTAGAGCGCCGCGAACGCATCTTGCAGATGATCGAGGCTGAAGTGGCTGACTTGAAATCAGCGTATGCCAATCCGCGTCGCACTCTGATTGAGCGGGCTGATGGTGAACTGGTGGATACTGACTTGATCGCCAACGAGCAAGCCATCATTCTGCTGACTGAACAAGGCTATATCAAACGGATGCCTGTTAGCACGTTTGAAGCTCAAAGCCGGGCCACACGCGGCAAAGCGGCTGCTCGGATGAAGGAAGATGATGGAGTCGAACATTTCCTTACTTGCTGTGATCACGACAGCGTTTTGTTTTTCAGCGATCGGGGGATTTCCTATTGCCTCAAAGCTTACCAAATTCCAACGGGTTCGCGCACATCACGCGGAACTCCGATCGTGCAAATGCTGCCCATTTCTCATGAAGAGCGAATCACATCGATCGTGCCGGTGGCTGAGTTCACCAGCGACGAGTATCTAGTCATGTTGACTCAAAAAGGGTACATCAAAAAGACCGAGTTAGCAGCGTTCAGTAATATCCGCGCCAATGGGTTAATTGCTATTTCTTTGGAAGAGGGCGATCAGTTGCGGTGGGTGCGCCGCGCCCGGGCAGACGACAGTATCATTATCGGGTCACGCCAAGGGATGTCAATCCATTTTCGCGCCGATCATGAACAATTGCGTCCGTTGGGGCGTCCTACTCGGGGAGTGCGGGCAATGGCGCTGCGTCCCGGTGATGAGTTAATCAGCATGGATATTTTGCCCAGTCAGGTGGTGGATAGTATCGCCGAAAGCGAAGACGCTGATGTTGATTGTGAGACCGAAGAACTGGATGCAGACTTGCGCAATCAAGGCCCTTGGGCGCTGATTATCACCATGGGCGGGTTAGGTAAGCGCGTACCCGTTTCACAATTTCGATTGCAAAAGCGGGCTGGAATGGGACTGCGTGCCATTAAGTTTCGCAAGACCGATGATCGCCTGGCAGCATTGCAAATTGTTAACGAGAACGATGAAATTATCATGGTAACGAGCCGTGGCATTATTATTCGTCAAGTCGTCAATGCCATTTCCTGTCAGTCGCGGGCGGCTACTGGGGTGCGAGTGCAACGGTTGGATGGAGATGATGCGATCGTCGCTGTGGCATTAGTTCCACCGGCTAACATGGATGAACCAGATGGGGTTGAATAA
- a CDS encoding YdcF family protein, with protein sequence MLTSMYCPDTISASWVPFAGMLTGWLVRPLFVLPFFVLLFSAASLLPRAFGRRPVQMAVVGLGLVYALTLFPVTANVAEVALEWRIPHDSGAAADAVVVLGRGGDLNPSRVEVAAQLWKERRAPLIFASGISDAPKILTMLRDKGIPDQQLQGEECSRTTYENAEYTSTLLRPQGVQRILLVTDGPHMLRSWLTFRGFGFTVTPIVSAGPDSLSRVGRTRLILREYLGLVSYGLLGRFSSSPQSSAMSGPQPSVSQPLTASYSS encoded by the coding sequence ATGTTAACTTCTATGTATTGTCCCGATACCATTAGCGCTTCGTGGGTCCCTTTCGCTGGAATGCTGACTGGTTGGTTAGTGCGTCCTTTGTTTGTGCTACCGTTCTTTGTTCTATTATTTAGTGCAGCAAGCTTACTGCCACGGGCGTTTGGGCGTCGCCCCGTGCAAATGGCGGTTGTAGGGCTAGGTTTAGTTTACGCACTAACGCTGTTTCCGGTTACAGCCAATGTAGCTGAGGTGGCGCTGGAGTGGCGAATCCCTCACGATTCTGGGGCAGCGGCGGATGCAGTCGTCGTTTTGGGACGGGGTGGAGACTTGAATCCGTCCCGGGTTGAAGTTGCGGCTCAGTTATGGAAAGAGCGGCGTGCTCCACTAATTTTCGCCAGTGGCATTAGCGATGCGCCCAAAATTCTGACAATGCTGCGTGACAAGGGCATTCCAGACCAACAGTTACAGGGGGAAGAATGCTCACGCACGACTTATGAAAATGCAGAATATACGTCAACTTTGTTGAGACCCCAAGGAGTTCAACGAATTTTACTGGTCACGGATGGCCCTCACATGCTGCGATCGTGGCTAACCTTTCGCGGGTTTGGATTCACCGTTACTCCGATTGTCAGCGCTGGTCCCGATTCCTTGAGCCGCGTTGGTCGGACTCGGCTAATCTTACGGGAGTATCTAGGACTAGTTAGCTATGGGTTGCTGGGGCGGTTTTCGTCATCTCCGCAAAGCAGTGCCATGAGTGGTCCGCAACCATCAGTTTCGCAGCCGTTGACGGCCTCCTACTCAAGCTAG
- a CDS encoding histone deacetylase family protein, whose amino-acid sequence MLPIIYSDKFLEHDTGAYHPERPSRLTAIIQALHAAPWAHQLDWQPPTPIDVAGDRLMLSIHSVHPPQYVEAVARLAQMGGGHIDPDTIVSEHSYDVALLAVSAWLDGVDRVIETGSPAFVLTRPPGHHALPSQGMGFCLFSNAAIAAHYALSHPSVKRVAILDWDVHHGNGTQAIVETHPNIAYCSLHEFPHYPGTGAATERGKFNNVLNFPLAAGSTLADYEPLFQEKVVPFLQAFRPDLLIVSAGYDANRADPLAHMALQPQDYGRFTDYCLHVTRQVVFGLEGGYDLKSLGQSVVATIGSCLSANSASPIR is encoded by the coding sequence ATGCTGCCAATTATTTACTCTGACAAGTTTCTAGAACACGACACTGGGGCATATCATCCGGAACGACCGAGTCGTCTCACCGCCATCATCCAAGCGTTGCACGCGGCCCCTTGGGCCCACCAGTTAGATTGGCAGCCCCCTACCCCCATTGACGTGGCTGGCGATCGACTCATGCTATCCATTCACTCGGTGCATCCACCTCAGTATGTAGAAGCCGTGGCGCGCTTAGCCCAAATGGGAGGAGGGCACATTGACCCCGATACAATCGTATCGGAGCACAGTTACGATGTGGCCTTATTAGCAGTTAGTGCTTGGTTGGACGGGGTCGATCGCGTGATCGAAACGGGGTCTCCAGCGTTTGTGCTAACTCGTCCTCCCGGACACCACGCCCTTCCGTCTCAAGGGATGGGATTTTGTCTGTTCTCGAATGCCGCGATCGCCGCTCATTATGCATTGAGTCATCCATCGGTTAAGCGGGTTGCCATTCTGGATTGGGATGTACACCACGGCAACGGCACTCAGGCGATCGTAGAAACCCACCCCAACATTGCCTACTGTTCACTGCATGAGTTTCCACACTATCCTGGTACGGGTGCCGCCACAGAACGGGGCAAGTTTAATAATGTACTCAATTTTCCGCTAGCCGCTGGTAGCACCCTGGCCGACTATGAGCCGTTGTTTCAAGAAAAAGTCGTTCCCTTCTTACAAGCGTTCCGTCCTGATTTGCTGATTGTCAGCGCTGGCTATGACGCCAATCGAGCCGATCCACTCGCCCACATGGCTCTGCAACCTCAAGACTATGGTCGGTTCACCGACTACTGCCTGCACGTAACTCGGCAGGTTGTGTTTGGGCTAGAGGGAGGCTATGATCTCAAGTCTTTAGGGCAATCGGTGGTAGCCACAATCGGGTCCTGCCTCAGTGCTAACTCTGCTTCGCCAATCCGCTAA
- the tpiA gene encoding triose-phosphate isomerase, with the protein MRKVIIAGNWKMYKTQAEALDFLRGFLDHLNETPDDREIVICAPFTALGTLSKNLHGSRVRVGAQNVHWEDAGAFTGEISAPMLVELGVRYVVVGHSERRQYFGDTDVTVNLRLRAAQTHGLIPILCVGETKQQRDANETEAVIIGQLDKDLRGVDQERLVIAYEPIWAIGTGDTCESEEANRIIGLIRSKLNYPDVPIQYGGSVKPGNIDEIMAQPEIDGALVGGASLIPNDFARIVNYKTVV; encoded by the coding sequence GTGCGAAAGGTCATCATTGCTGGCAACTGGAAAATGTACAAAACCCAGGCAGAAGCCCTGGATTTCTTGCGAGGGTTCCTAGACCACCTCAATGAAACCCCAGACGATCGGGAAATCGTGATTTGTGCCCCCTTTACGGCCCTGGGAACGTTGTCTAAGAACTTGCATGGTAGCCGCGTGCGCGTGGGAGCACAGAACGTACACTGGGAAGACGCTGGGGCATTTACCGGCGAAATTTCTGCCCCGATGTTGGTCGAATTAGGTGTGCGCTATGTGGTGGTAGGGCACAGCGAGCGTCGGCAATATTTTGGTGATACCGATGTGACAGTCAATCTCCGCTTACGGGCTGCCCAAACCCACGGACTCATTCCGATTCTTTGTGTGGGAGAAACTAAGCAGCAGCGGGATGCGAACGAAACCGAAGCCGTGATCATTGGACAACTGGACAAAGACCTGCGTGGCGTCGATCAAGAGCGGTTGGTCATTGCCTATGAGCCAATTTGGGCGATCGGCACAGGTGACACCTGTGAATCGGAAGAGGCTAACCGCATTATTGGCTTAATTCGCAGCAAGCTCAATTATCCCGATGTCCCGATTCAATACGGTGGCTCGGTAAAACCTGGCAACATCGACGAAATCATGGCCCAACCCGAAATTGATGGTGCTTTAGTCGGCGGTGCTAGCCTTATTCCCAATGATTTTGCCCGCATTGTCAATTACAAAACCGTTGTTTAG
- a CDS encoding DUF4278 domain-containing protein has protein sequence MKIKYRGVSYEYNPPAVEYGDLSQSGKYRGLDVRFRNPKKVPVLQPTLDLLYRGTAYTANPVEVKDAIESTEVDAPEVAATINAPASSIQDRARVLMMNHHRKVKQRQQAMLSRLDARVGLSGDEAGRYWNHIQGKVHPSFGDSYDRSHAALS, from the coding sequence ATGAAGATTAAATATCGCGGCGTTAGTTACGAATACAATCCCCCGGCTGTGGAATATGGCGATCTCAGCCAGTCTGGAAAATATCGTGGACTAGATGTTCGGTTCCGCAATCCCAAGAAAGTTCCTGTATTACAGCCCACACTAGATCTGCTCTATCGCGGCACGGCCTATACTGCCAATCCGGTTGAAGTCAAGGATGCGATCGAATCCACAGAGGTAGACGCTCCAGAGGTGGCGGCAACAATCAACGCACCGGCATCCTCAATTCAAGATCGGGCCCGCGTGCTAATGATGAATCACCATCGCAAAGTTAAGCAACGCCAGCAAGCGATGTTGAGTCGCTTAGATGCCAGAGTTGGTTTGTCTGGGGATGAGGCCGGCCGCTATTGGAACCATATTCAAGGGAAAGTCCATCCTTCCTTTGGTGATTCCTACGATCGCAGCCATGCTGCTCTTAGCTAG
- a CDS encoding 2'-5' RNA ligase family protein, with translation MPSSDRPSRFFVGLLPPPAIQDYANQVIQDLTDRYRMRTAKAPPHITLQPPFLWSIDAISRLHSELQTVAQAQAPVPIQLSGFGVFAPRVLFINVVKTPELLQLQSTLMAHLKQQLDIVDPVSKQRSFAPHLTVASRNVTRQSFKQAWAELAAQAVEFTFLSDRLTLFLHNGQQWHVQAEFPLLL, from the coding sequence ATGCCCTCCTCCGATCGCCCATCCCGTTTTTTTGTAGGACTGTTGCCACCGCCTGCCATTCAGGATTATGCCAATCAGGTAATTCAAGACCTCACCGATCGCTATCGTATGCGCACCGCCAAAGCCCCACCCCACATTACCCTGCAACCCCCCTTTTTGTGGTCGATCGACGCCATCTCAAGGTTACACAGTGAACTTCAGACCGTAGCTCAGGCGCAAGCGCCCGTTCCAATTCAGTTATCCGGGTTTGGTGTGTTTGCGCCCCGCGTTTTGTTTATCAACGTTGTAAAAACACCAGAGCTATTGCAATTGCAGTCTACCTTGATGGCTCACCTAAAACAGCAACTCGATATTGTAGACCCAGTCTCGAAACAGCGTTCCTTTGCTCCTCATCTTACGGTCGCTTCTCGCAACGTAACCCGGCAGTCATTTAAGCAAGCTTGGGCAGAGCTAGCCGCCCAAGCGGTTGAGTTCACCTTTCTAAGCGATCGACTCACACTATTTCTTCACAATGGTCAACAGTGGCACGTTCAGGCAGAATTTCCCCTGCTACTCTGA